A single region of the Elizabethkingia sp. JS20170427COW genome encodes:
- a CDS encoding TonB-dependent receptor encodes MKKSFQYIALLGVLAIAPTYHAQIKGEKLVLERTREPEVKKIEKKKTSVAAEKNYPPKEKAKDSLHYTITNIPLVSDFKTSTIQGEDISPKFQNNYMRNYFQIGYGNYGKFLADANISRKIQEDIEVGVDVHHLSTNGLKKEYSWDSKQQTTEANIYLNQYGSLGKLNIDAGFAHHLYNYYGNYQPMITQQGNNDLKQTYTQFGVNAYYDFYENNYLNNARLITQFTKDYFGANENFVDLSVNLSKHHLEINTAENISLNVDLGIGLKNQSTSFDILKKNESQHFEVDAQPAVTFFKDKHYLKIGSQFSILNSKYTALATAKDKINKTYWFPTAEIMIAAKDEANFYAGVDGGLKLNTYNRLFHENPYLISDLSLKPTQTKYHIYFGIKGDVNENFKYNLSGGFSKLKDMLFYQANPLIDHAIAANRNAYDYLNSFGVTYDNGTLSEVKLSAEYFADQNLNFFGELHYMSYDLDRLQKAYYQPVLQATLGTNYKMLNDKLKLGFKAIMVGDRKTNAFEVSSVSTPATDYVLTEVVERKVGGYVDLNLNAEYKLHKNISIMVSGNNLTGKSYENYLGYKVLGAQVLGGLKFVF; translated from the coding sequence ATGAAAAAGTCATTTCAATATATAGCATTATTAGGAGTTTTAGCAATAGCCCCTACTTACCATGCACAGATAAAAGGAGAAAAATTAGTTTTGGAACGCACCCGCGAGCCAGAAGTAAAGAAAATAGAAAAGAAGAAAACCTCTGTTGCTGCAGAAAAAAATTATCCACCTAAGGAGAAGGCAAAAGATTCTTTGCATTATACGATTACCAATATTCCTCTTGTTTCGGATTTTAAAACTTCTACGATACAAGGCGAGGATATTTCTCCCAAATTCCAGAATAACTACATGAGAAACTATTTCCAAATTGGATATGGTAATTATGGTAAATTCCTAGCCGATGCTAATATCTCGCGAAAAATACAAGAAGATATTGAAGTAGGAGTAGATGTACACCACCTTTCTACTAATGGTTTGAAGAAGGAATATTCTTGGGACTCCAAACAACAAACAACAGAGGCTAATATCTATCTTAACCAATACGGAAGTTTAGGAAAGTTAAATATAGATGCAGGGTTCGCCCATCATTTGTACAACTATTATGGAAACTATCAACCAATGATTACCCAACAGGGGAATAATGATCTAAAGCAGACTTATACTCAGTTTGGGGTGAATGCCTATTATGATTTTTATGAAAACAATTATCTAAATAATGCAAGATTAATTACTCAATTCACGAAAGATTATTTTGGTGCTAATGAAAATTTTGTCGATTTGTCGGTTAATTTATCCAAACATCATTTAGAAATCAACACAGCTGAAAATATTAGCTTAAATGTTGACCTAGGAATAGGATTAAAAAATCAGTCAACAAGTTTCGACATCTTAAAAAAGAATGAATCCCAACATTTTGAGGTGGATGCTCAACCGGCGGTAACATTCTTTAAGGACAAACATTATTTGAAGATTGGATCCCAGTTTAGTATCTTGAATTCAAAATACACCGCTTTAGCAACTGCAAAAGATAAAATTAATAAGACGTATTGGTTTCCTACTGCAGAAATTATGATTGCAGCAAAAGATGAAGCTAACTTTTATGCTGGGGTAGATGGAGGCTTAAAGTTGAATACCTATAACCGCCTTTTCCATGAAAACCCATATTTGATTTCAGATTTGAGTTTAAAACCTACCCAAACAAAATACCATATTTATTTTGGAATAAAAGGAGATGTTAATGAGAATTTCAAATACAACCTTAGCGGAGGATTTAGCAAACTAAAAGATATGCTTTTTTATCAAGCAAATCCTTTGATAGACCATGCTATTGCAGCCAATAGAAATGCTTATGATTATTTGAATAGCTTTGGAGTAACCTATGATAACGGAACTTTAAGCGAAGTGAAACTTTCGGCAGAATATTTTGCAGATCAAAACCTGAATTTCTTTGGAGAGTTGCATTACATGAGCTACGATTTGGATAGATTGCAAAAAGCTTATTACCAACCTGTACTTCAGGCAACTTTAGGAACCAACTATAAAATGTTGAATGATAAGTTGAAATTAGGCTTTAAAGCGATTATGGTAGGAGACAGAAAAACCAATGCTTTTGAGGTAAGCTCAGTCTCTACCCCTGCTACCGATTACGTACTTACCGAGGTGGTAGAAAGAAAGGTAGGAGGGTATGTGGACCTTAACCTTAACGCCGAATACAAGTTACATAAAAATATAAGCATCATGGTATCCGGTAATAACCTTACTGGAAAATCCTATGAAAATTACCTAGGATATAAAGTTTTAGGAGCTCAAGTACTAGGAGGACTTAAGTTCGTATTTTAA
- a CDS encoding thioredoxin family protein encodes MKALAFALLLGSVSTYAQTTPSVAQQKAAAEKASLEKPYNPKENAEAKIAELIQKAQKENKNIMIQAGGNWCIWCLRFNDFVQKTPELKKIVDDNYLYYHLNWSPENKNEKLFTQYGNPGAQYGYPVFIVLNKNGKQIHTQNSAVLEEGKGYSVQKVKDFFLAWKP; translated from the coding sequence ATGAAAGCCCTTGCTTTTGCCTTGCTCCTAGGAAGTGTAAGTACTTATGCGCAAACTACTCCTAGTGTAGCTCAGCAAAAAGCAGCAGCCGAAAAAGCATCACTAGAAAAACCTTATAATCCTAAGGAAAATGCTGAAGCTAAAATAGCAGAATTAATACAAAAAGCTCAAAAGGAGAATAAAAACATTATGATACAAGCAGGAGGAAACTGGTGTATTTGGTGCTTGCGCTTTAATGATTTTGTACAAAAAACTCCTGAGTTAAAGAAAATAGTAGATGATAATTACCTTTATTATCACCTAAACTGGTCTCCGGAAAATAAAAATGAAAAACTCTTTACCCAATACGGAAATCCTGGTGCCCAATATGGTTATCCTGTTTTTATTGTTTTGAATAAAAATGGAAAACAAATCCATACGCAAAACAGCGCTGTATTGGAAGAAGGTAAAGGGTATAGTGTACAGAAAGTAAAAGATTTCTTCCTAGCTTGGAAGCCTTAA
- a CDS encoding phosphocholine-specific phospholipase C, with the protein MDRRDFIKKSGMVLGGLGVSTAIHPAILRAQSIQPEKDSTFYDAEHIVILMQENRSFDHCFGALKGVRGFADRRALRKPNGKSVFFQTDRAGKTYAPFHMNIKNTKATWMRSLPHSWGNQQVALNQGKYDAWLDAKSSGIESYSKIPLTLGYYQREDLPFYYQLADAFTVFDQNFCSSLTGTTPNRLFLWSGTIRGEKNGDLQPHVVNSTVTYTRNVDWKTFPEMLEEENISWRIYQNEISLPKGMQGEQDSYLANFTDNPIEWFSQYHVKFSPGYYEYAKKQVEELKEQIKKASEKDREKLEKALQYYQKDVVDYHPSKWDQLSDFEKSIHQKAFTINSGDPHFWELDEMPEINGEKMYLPKGDILFQFRKDVQEGKLPAVSWLVAPERFSDHPTSPWYGAWYISEVMNILTQNPEVWKKTIFIINYDENDGYFDHVVPFMPPNNPSQVPDIHGEEGIEYADPKQKYYTTEKLYPEEKTIGPIGLGFRVPMIIASPWTMGGYVNSEVTDHTSVLQFMEHFFNKKLNKNIHVDKISHWRREVCSNLTSAFKQSKGQKLKLEFVEEKPFMQSINLAKVKPVPNNYKEISEQEQSSHNWVEGIQEKGIRPSNPLDYCYDVNLTQNGIQLKNNSKKAVPLHIYNRLKLNEEKNFLFPYTLFADQELLHATEEGAYHWEVFGPNGFYRNFQGTQKSPVNVQLIDLKNGDVELVIDTTHPQGEIQVENLYTKKTEKIKLKKSIKLKIDSAKIGGWYDIKISSPTHEWHFAGRAETGKVSCSDPHWA; encoded by the coding sequence ATGGACAGACGAGATTTTATTAAAAAATCAGGAATGGTACTTGGCGGTTTAGGAGTTTCTACCGCGATACATCCTGCAATTTTAAGAGCACAGAGTATTCAGCCAGAGAAGGATTCTACTTTTTATGATGCTGAGCATATTGTGATTTTAATGCAAGAGAATCGTTCTTTTGATCATTGCTTTGGAGCGTTAAAAGGAGTAAGAGGCTTTGCAGATAGAAGAGCACTAAGAAAGCCGAATGGGAAAAGCGTATTCTTTCAGACAGACCGTGCGGGAAAGACCTATGCTCCCTTCCATATGAATATTAAGAATACTAAGGCAACGTGGATGCGCTCTCTGCCTCACAGTTGGGGAAACCAACAAGTGGCTCTTAACCAAGGAAAATATGATGCTTGGTTAGATGCAAAAAGCTCAGGGATAGAATCTTATTCTAAGATACCTTTAACTTTAGGATACTACCAGAGAGAGGATTTGCCTTTTTATTATCAATTAGCAGATGCTTTTACGGTGTTTGATCAAAATTTTTGTTCTTCTTTAACCGGGACAACTCCCAATAGATTATTCTTGTGGTCGGGGACTATTAGAGGGGAGAAAAACGGAGATTTGCAACCCCATGTTGTTAACTCTACGGTAACCTACACCCGTAATGTAGATTGGAAGACTTTCCCTGAAATGTTGGAAGAAGAAAATATTTCTTGGCGAATTTATCAGAATGAAATTAGCTTGCCCAAAGGAATGCAAGGAGAGCAAGATTCATACTTAGCTAACTTTACCGATAATCCTATTGAATGGTTTTCTCAATACCATGTAAAGTTTTCCCCAGGGTATTACGAATATGCAAAGAAACAAGTAGAAGAGCTAAAAGAGCAAATAAAAAAAGCCTCTGAAAAGGATCGCGAAAAGCTAGAGAAAGCCCTTCAATATTACCAAAAAGACGTGGTAGATTATCACCCTAGTAAGTGGGATCAGTTATCGGATTTTGAGAAGAGCATTCATCAAAAAGCATTTACCATTAATTCAGGAGATCCACATTTCTGGGAGTTAGATGAAATGCCAGAAATCAATGGAGAGAAGATGTATTTGCCAAAAGGTGATATTTTGTTTCAGTTCCGAAAAGACGTTCAAGAAGGAAAATTGCCAGCGGTATCTTGGTTGGTAGCTCCTGAAAGGTTTTCAGATCACCCAACTTCACCTTGGTATGGGGCGTGGTATATTTCTGAGGTAATGAATATCCTTACCCAAAATCCTGAAGTGTGGAAAAAGACGATATTTATTATTAATTATGATGAAAATGATGGTTATTTTGATCATGTAGTACCTTTTATGCCTCCTAATAATCCTTCTCAAGTCCCAGATATCCATGGCGAAGAAGGAATAGAATATGCAGATCCTAAACAAAAATACTATACTACCGAAAAATTATATCCTGAGGAGAAAACCATCGGGCCTATAGGGTTAGGCTTTAGAGTGCCAATGATTATTGCTTCTCCTTGGACTATGGGAGGATATGTAAATTCTGAGGTGACGGATCATACTTCTGTACTACAGTTTATGGAACATTTCTTCAATAAAAAGCTGAATAAAAATATACATGTAGATAAAATTAGCCATTGGAGAAGAGAAGTTTGTAGCAATCTTACTTCAGCCTTCAAGCAAAGCAAAGGACAAAAACTTAAGCTGGAGTTTGTAGAAGAAAAACCTTTTATGCAATCGATTAATTTGGCAAAAGTGAAGCCTGTTCCTAATAATTATAAAGAAATTTCAGAGCAAGAGCAAAGTAGCCACAATTGGGTAGAAGGCATTCAGGAGAAAGGGATAAGACCATCCAATCCATTGGATTATTGCTATGATGTTAATTTAACCCAAAACGGAATTCAACTAAAAAATAATAGTAAAAAAGCAGTTCCCCTTCATATTTACAATCGTTTGAAATTAAATGAAGAGAAAAATTTTTTGTTCCCTTATACTTTATTTGCTGACCAAGAGTTGCTTCATGCTACAGAAGAGGGAGCTTATCATTGGGAAGTTTTTGGACCTAATGGGTTTTATCGAAATTTCCAAGGAACACAAAAATCTCCAGTTAATGTACAATTGATAGATCTTAAAAATGGAGATGTGGAATTGGTTATAGACACCACTCATCCGCAAGGAGAAATACAAGTGGAGAATTTATATACCAAGAAGACAGAAAAAATAAAACTGAAGAAATCTATAAAACTCAAAATAGATTCTGCAAAAATAGGAGGTTGGTATGATATTAAAATCAGCAGTCCTACCCACGAATGGCACTTTGCAGGAAGAGCGGAAACGGGAAAAGTTTCTTGTTCGGATCCTCATTGGGCATAA
- a CDS encoding MFS transporter has product MKKGLFALALGGLSIGMTEFTMMGILPDIAKDINQSIPETAHLISLYALGVFVGAPTLVLITSKHAPKKVLMFLMLLFFLFNGIFSIAPNAWSMQISRFLAGLPHGAFFGVGSVVAAKMAPKGKEAQYISIMFTGMTIANLVGVPLGTYIGHNFSWRITYSIICFLGLITILGIYLWLPNIPADKTEKIAHQLSYFKRPEAWLLILLISIGTGGLFAWISYIAPLVTEVSGLEAGKVPFIMILIGFGMFFGNLLGGKLADSISPTKAAMTCFGSMAICLVLVYLVSTISWMAYPMAFLTGMISFTIGAPIQMMLIKTAHGSETLAAAGGQASFNMGNTLGAFLGGLPITMGYAYNTPSLVGCAMASLGVLITFIFYKTIVLKKYR; this is encoded by the coding sequence ATGAAGAAAGGATTATTTGCCTTAGCTTTAGGAGGCTTATCTATTGGTATGACGGAATTCACCATGATGGGGATTTTACCAGATATTGCTAAGGATATTAACCAAAGCATCCCAGAAACCGCTCACCTAATTTCTCTCTATGCATTAGGCGTATTTGTTGGAGCTCCTACTCTAGTTTTAATCACTAGTAAACATGCTCCTAAAAAGGTATTGATGTTTTTGATGTTATTATTTTTCCTTTTCAATGGGATATTTTCAATAGCTCCTAACGCTTGGTCTATGCAAATCTCTCGTTTCTTGGCTGGGCTTCCTCATGGTGCTTTCTTTGGAGTAGGCTCTGTAGTTGCCGCAAAAATGGCTCCAAAGGGAAAGGAAGCTCAATATATTTCCATTATGTTTACAGGGATGACCATCGCCAACCTGGTAGGCGTGCCTTTAGGAACCTATATTGGTCATAATTTCTCATGGAGAATTACTTACAGTATTATTTGCTTTTTAGGGTTGATTACTATTCTCGGAATTTATCTTTGGTTACCAAATATTCCCGCAGATAAAACAGAAAAAATCGCCCATCAACTCTCCTATTTTAAAAGGCCCGAAGCTTGGTTATTAATACTTTTAATTTCTATTGGTACAGGTGGACTTTTCGCTTGGATTAGTTATATCGCCCCTTTGGTAACGGAAGTTTCCGGACTAGAAGCGGGTAAAGTACCTTTTATCATGATTTTAATTGGCTTCGGAATGTTTTTCGGAAACCTTCTTGGTGGGAAACTTGCCGACAGTATTTCCCCTACCAAAGCTGCAATGACTTGTTTTGGGTCTATGGCTATCTGCTTGGTATTGGTTTATTTGGTTTCCACTATTAGTTGGATGGCTTACCCTATGGCATTTTTAACAGGAATGATTTCCTTTACCATTGGGGCTCCTATCCAAATGATGTTGATAAAAACCGCCCACGGCTCCGAGACTCTTGCAGCGGCGGGAGGACAGGCAAGCTTCAATATGGGAAATACCTTGGGAGCTTTCCTAGGAGGCCTTCCTATTACCATGGGATATGCTTATAATACGCCATCATTGGTTGGTTGTGCAATGGCTTCCTTAGGAGTACTTATTACTTTTATTTTCTACAAAACTATTGTACTTAAGAAATACAGGTAA
- a CDS encoding asparaginase: MKRKVLIIYTGGTIGMEKDYETGSLKAFDFSTIANKIQEINLLDCEVGLYQFQKPLDSSDIGPRHWKKIAEIIHENYEDYSGFLILHGTDTMAYTASALSFMLRGLRKPVILTGSQLPIGHLRTDAKENLLTGLYYASYYENNEAVIQEVALYFEYKLLRGNRCMKISAENFDAFKTPNYPILGQSGVNLEVDRNVIFRPNINEAFRIDTHISNKVFLLWIFPGMNFNEVEQLMQNSEIKVLIIKVFGSGTFFSDKNIEKSLQNTRNKGIEIVVISQCISGEISVGKYDNSNIFKRLGAISGGDLTAESALAKAMHLIDNPNYHEDFATLFQRNLAGEISN, translated from the coding sequence ATGAAACGTAAAGTACTCATTATTTATACCGGCGGAACCATTGGAATGGAGAAGGACTATGAAACCGGTAGCCTAAAAGCCTTTGACTTTTCTACAATTGCCAATAAAATACAAGAAATCAACCTTTTAGATTGCGAGGTAGGTTTATACCAATTCCAAAAGCCATTAGACTCTTCCGACATAGGACCTAGACACTGGAAAAAAATTGCCGAAATCATCCACGAAAACTATGAGGATTATTCCGGTTTTTTAATTTTACATGGAACCGACACTATGGCTTACACCGCTTCAGCATTAAGTTTTATGCTAAGAGGACTCCGTAAACCAGTAATCCTTACAGGCTCCCAACTTCCTATTGGGCACCTAAGGACAGACGCTAAAGAAAACTTACTTACGGGGCTTTATTACGCTAGCTATTACGAAAATAATGAAGCTGTAATCCAAGAGGTAGCCTTATATTTTGAGTACAAACTTTTACGTGGAAACCGATGCATGAAGATTAGTGCGGAAAACTTTGATGCCTTCAAAACCCCCAACTACCCCATTTTAGGACAATCGGGAGTTAACTTAGAAGTGGATAGAAATGTCATCTTCCGCCCTAATATCAATGAAGCTTTTAGAATAGATACCCATATTTCCAATAAAGTTTTTTTACTGTGGATTTTCCCAGGAATGAATTTTAACGAGGTAGAACAACTGATGCAAAACTCTGAAATCAAAGTTCTCATCATTAAAGTTTTTGGATCAGGAACTTTTTTTTCAGATAAAAATATCGAGAAATCTCTCCAAAATACCCGTAATAAAGGGATAGAAATTGTAGTAATTTCACAATGCATATCAGGAGAAATAAGTGTAGGAAAGTATGATAATTCAAACATTTTCAAGAGACTAGGCGCGATAAGCGGTGGTGACCTAACTGCGGAAAGTGCCCTTGCAAAAGCCATGCATCTCATCGATAACCCTAACTATCATGAAGATTTTGCTACTTTATTTCAAAGAAATTTAGCTGGAGAAATATCCAATTAA
- a CDS encoding YggS family pyridoxal phosphate-dependent enzyme, whose product MSITENYQQILSSIPAHVQLVAVSKTHPVEAIQEIYNQGQRVFGENKVQELVAKYPELPKDIKWHLIGHLQSNKVKYIAEFIDTIESVDSEKLLLEISRQAEKHQRTIKVLLQVKIAEEDSKTGLEISEAKELFLQYLQGQFPNIEITGLMGLATFTDDMEQVEREFLFLKRLYDSLSIQKPLTTLSMGMSGDYQLAIASGSNSVRIGSSIFGQREYPQS is encoded by the coding sequence ATGTCTATTACTGAAAACTATCAACAAATCCTTAGCAGCATCCCTGCACATGTACAATTGGTTGCTGTCTCCAAAACACATCCCGTAGAAGCCATACAAGAGATTTATAACCAAGGACAAAGAGTTTTTGGCGAAAATAAAGTTCAGGAGTTAGTGGCTAAATATCCAGAACTACCCAAGGATATCAAATGGCACCTTATCGGCCACCTACAAAGCAACAAAGTAAAATATATCGCTGAATTTATCGATACTATTGAAAGCGTGGACTCGGAAAAACTTCTTTTGGAAATTAGCAGGCAAGCTGAAAAACACCAAAGAACAATTAAAGTTTTATTACAAGTAAAAATAGCGGAAGAAGACAGTAAGACGGGTTTGGAAATATCCGAAGCTAAAGAACTCTTTCTACAATACCTGCAAGGGCAATTTCCTAATATTGAAATAACAGGGCTTATGGGACTTGCCACTTTCACTGATGATATGGAACAAGTGGAACGAGAATTTCTATTCTTAAAAAGACTATACGATAGCCTATCCATACAAAAACCTCTTACTACCCTATCCATGGGAATGAGTGGAGATTATCAATTGGCTATTGCTTCAGGATCCAACTCTGTGAGGATAGGATCTTCTATCTTTGGGCAACGAGAATATCCTCAATCATAA
- a CDS encoding MmcQ/YjbR family DNA-binding protein, with protein sequence MNIEEFRTYCLSLPAVTEELPFGPDYLVFKVGGKIFALCSLNSTFFKVNLKHDVEKNTDLREEYEEVEPGYHMNKKHWNTVNFEGKLSDNFLKDLIKHSYEKVIQGLSKKKKQELLL encoded by the coding sequence ATGAATATTGAAGAATTCAGGACATATTGTTTAAGCCTTCCCGCAGTTACCGAAGAGCTACCTTTTGGCCCAGACTACTTGGTTTTTAAAGTAGGTGGGAAGATTTTTGCTCTATGCAGCCTCAACTCCACGTTTTTTAAAGTCAATTTAAAGCATGATGTCGAAAAAAATACCGATCTTCGCGAAGAATATGAGGAAGTAGAACCCGGGTATCATATGAATAAAAAACATTGGAACACGGTAAACTTTGAAGGAAAACTTTCCGACAACTTCTTAAAAGACCTTATTAAACACTCTTATGAGAAAGTAATACAAGGACTTAGTAAAAAGAAAAAACAAGAACTTTTATTATAA
- a CDS encoding long-chain fatty acid--CoA ligase: protein MSVKRTFDFAHQALQKYKKDVAFATKVNGEWEKTSTLQYITEANKISRGLLKLGINPGDKIGLISHNNRTEWPIMDIGMSQIGIVSVPVYPTISEEDYIYIFNNAEIKYCFVSNKELFEKVNSIKSQVPSIKGIFTFDDIKGAPNWKEILDLGEDDTTQSEVEELSNAIQSQDVVTLIYTSGTTGRPKGVQLTHENIVDNVLNSSPILSGVKLDPMETKTLSFLPLCHVFERMLLYFYQHHGYSIYFAESIDKVGDNIKEVKPHLMTVVPRVVEKVYDKIYNTGVNAGGIKSKIFLWAMSVVENYQLGQNLGLKGWIADKLVFKKWREGLGGNIVALVSGSAPLSVRLNRIFNAAGITILEGYGLTETSPVISVNSFTQLKFGTVGHPLANAHVKIAEDGEILVKGTSVFAGYYKDEEKTKEVFTEDGYFKTGDIGIIDSEGFLTITDRKKEMFKTSGGKYIAPQVIENHAKASKFIEQIMVIGDGEKMPAAFIQPDFAFLTAWAERKGFSIGSSLEEMCNNETVIARISQEIENLNRHLGKWEQIKKFKLTPEVWSIEDGLLTPTLKLKRKNIKAKFINLYNEIYERN from the coding sequence ATGTCAGTAAAAAGAACTTTTGATTTTGCCCATCAAGCTTTACAGAAATATAAAAAAGATGTTGCTTTTGCTACTAAGGTAAATGGAGAATGGGAAAAAACATCCACCCTACAATACATTACCGAAGCCAATAAAATTTCCAGAGGATTACTAAAATTAGGTATTAATCCTGGTGATAAAATAGGGCTTATCTCCCATAATAACAGAACCGAATGGCCTATTATGGATATAGGAATGTCTCAAATAGGAATAGTAAGTGTACCCGTATATCCTACCATTAGTGAAGAAGATTATATTTACATCTTTAACAATGCCGAAATCAAATATTGTTTTGTTTCTAATAAAGAATTATTCGAAAAGGTAAATAGCATCAAATCACAAGTCCCAAGCATCAAGGGAATCTTCACTTTTGACGATATAAAAGGTGCTCCTAACTGGAAGGAAATCTTAGATTTGGGAGAAGATGACACCACCCAATCTGAAGTAGAAGAGCTTTCCAATGCTATACAATCTCAGGATGTAGTTACCCTTATCTATACCTCAGGAACCACAGGAAGACCTAAAGGAGTACAGCTTACCCATGAAAATATTGTGGACAACGTACTTAACTCATCTCCTATCTTGAGCGGGGTAAAACTAGATCCTATGGAAACCAAAACCTTAAGTTTCCTACCGCTTTGTCACGTTTTTGAAAGAATGCTTTTATACTTTTATCAACATCATGGCTATTCTATTTACTTTGCAGAAAGTATCGATAAAGTGGGAGATAATATCAAGGAAGTAAAACCTCACCTTATGACGGTAGTACCAAGAGTTGTAGAAAAAGTATATGACAAAATCTATAATACTGGGGTAAATGCAGGAGGCATCAAATCTAAAATTTTCCTTTGGGCAATGTCGGTAGTAGAAAACTATCAATTAGGACAAAACTTAGGTCTTAAGGGTTGGATAGCCGATAAACTAGTTTTCAAAAAATGGAGAGAAGGTTTAGGAGGAAATATTGTAGCCTTGGTTTCGGGGTCAGCTCCTTTATCCGTCCGCCTAAATAGAATTTTCAATGCTGCAGGAATCACCATACTGGAAGGCTATGGACTAACAGAAACCTCTCCTGTTATCTCCGTAAATAGTTTTACACAACTAAAATTCGGCACCGTAGGCCATCCTTTAGCTAATGCTCATGTAAAAATAGCCGAAGATGGAGAAATCCTTGTAAAAGGAACCTCTGTTTTTGCTGGATATTATAAAGACGAAGAAAAAACCAAAGAAGTTTTTACCGAAGATGGCTATTTCAAGACGGGAGATATTGGTATTATCGATAGCGAAGGCTTCCTTACCATTACCGATCGTAAAAAAGAAATGTTTAAAACTTCTGGAGGAAAATACATTGCTCCTCAGGTAATTGAAAACCATGCTAAAGCTTCTAAATTTATCGAGCAAATTATGGTTATTGGCGATGGTGAAAAGATGCCAGCAGCCTTTATCCAACCAGATTTTGCATTTCTTACTGCATGGGCAGAACGAAAAGGCTTTAGTATAGGAAGTTCTCTTGAAGAAATGTGCAATAATGAAACTGTAATTGCTAGAATTAGCCAAGAAATTGAAAACCTCAACCGACATCTCGGCAAATGGGAACAGATTAAAAAATTCAAGCTTACTCCGGAAGTGTGGTCTATAGAGGATGGGCTACTCACTCCTACTTTAAAGTTAAAGCGTAAAAATATAAAAGCAAAATTCATCAATCTCTATAACGAGATTTACGAACGTAACTAA
- a CDS encoding acyl-CoA dehydrogenase: MDFKLTEEQLMIQQAARDFAQAELLPGVIERDNQQKFPAEQVKKMGELGFLGMMVDPKYGGAGMDSVSYVLAMEEISKIDASAAVVMSVNNSLVCAGLEKYASEEQKQKYLVPLAKGEVIGAFCLSEPEAGSDATSQKTTAEDKGDYYLLNGTKNWITNGGNATYYIVIAQTHPEKGHKGINAFIVEKGWEGFVVGKKEDKLGIRGSDTHSLMFTDVKVPKENRIGEDGFGFKFAMGVLNGGRIGIASQALGIASGAYELALKYAKERKAFGTEIINHQAVAFKLADMHVNITAARMLCLKAAVEKDEGKDISESGAMAKLYASKTAMETTVEAVQIHGGYGYVKEYHVERLMRDAKITQIYEGTSEIQKIVISRAIAK, from the coding sequence ATGGATTTTAAATTAACCGAAGAACAATTGATGATTCAGCAAGCGGCAAGAGACTTCGCACAGGCTGAATTATTACCTGGAGTAATTGAAAGAGATAACCAACAAAAATTCCCTGCCGAGCAAGTAAAAAAAATGGGAGAGCTAGGCTTTTTAGGCATGATGGTGGATCCTAAATATGGTGGAGCAGGAATGGACAGTGTATCTTATGTTTTGGCAATGGAGGAAATCTCGAAAATAGATGCTTCAGCAGCAGTAGTAATGTCGGTAAACAATTCTTTGGTATGTGCAGGATTAGAGAAATATGCTAGTGAAGAACAGAAGCAAAAATATCTAGTACCATTAGCAAAAGGAGAGGTGATAGGAGCTTTTTGTTTGTCTGAACCTGAAGCGGGATCAGATGCAACTTCTCAAAAAACAACAGCAGAAGATAAAGGAGATTACTACTTGTTAAACGGTACTAAAAACTGGATTACCAATGGAGGTAATGCTACTTACTACATTGTTATCGCGCAAACTCATCCAGAAAAAGGACATAAGGGGATTAATGCCTTTATCGTAGAAAAAGGATGGGAAGGTTTTGTAGTTGGAAAAAAAGAAGATAAATTAGGAATCCGTGGAAGTGATACCCATTCTCTAATGTTCACCGATGTAAAAGTACCAAAAGAAAACCGAATTGGTGAAGATGGATTTGGTTTTAAATTCGCGATGGGCGTATTGAATGGAGGTCGTATCGGGATTGCTTCTCAAGCTTTAGGGATTGCATCAGGAGCTTATGAGTTGGCTTTAAAATACGCTAAAGAAAGAAAGGCTTTTGGTACAGAAATTATCAACCACCAAGCGGTAGCTTTTAAATTAGCAGATATGCATGTTAATATTACAGCAGCAAGAATGCTTTGTTTAAAAGCCGCTGTGGAGAAGGATGAGGGTAAAGATATTTCCGAAAGTGGAGCGATGGCAAAACTATATGCTTCTAAAACAGCAATGGAAACAACTGTAGAGGCTGTGCAAATCCACGGTGGATACGGTTATGTAAAAGAATATCATGTGGAAAGATTAATGCGTGATGCTAAGATTACCCAGATCTATGAAGGAACTTCAGAAATTCAAAAAATTGTAATTTCTAGAGCGATAGCGAAATAA